One part of the Pandoraea faecigallinarum genome encodes these proteins:
- the rplB gene encoding 50S ribosomal protein L2: protein MALVKTKPTSPGRRSLVKVVNKDLHKGKPFAPLLDTKSKTAGRNNNGHITTRHMGGGHKQHYRIVDFRRNKDGITAKVERLEYDPNRSANIALLCYADGERRYILAPKGMTVGQQVVSGSEAPIKAGNTLPIRNIPVGTTIHGIELLPGKGAQIARAAGTSAMLLAREGTYAQVRLRSGEVRRVHIECRATIGEVGNEEHSLRQLGKAGAKRWRGIRPTVRGVAMNPVDHPHGGGEGRTAAGRHPVSPWGQHTKGKRTRSTKRTDSMIVQRRKKR from the coding sequence ATGGCACTCGTCAAAACGAAACCGACGTCGCCGGGCCGCCGTTCGCTGGTCAAGGTCGTCAACAAGGATCTGCATAAGGGCAAGCCGTTCGCCCCGCTGCTCGATACCAAGAGCAAGACCGCTGGCCGTAACAACAACGGTCACATCACCACCCGTCATATGGGTGGCGGTCACAAGCAGCACTACCGTATCGTCGACTTCCGTCGCAACAAGGACGGCATCACGGCGAAGGTCGAGCGTCTTGAGTACGATCCGAATCGCAGCGCGAACATCGCACTGCTGTGCTACGCCGACGGCGAGCGTCGTTACATCCTTGCACCGAAGGGCATGACCGTCGGCCAGCAAGTGGTGAGCGGCTCGGAAGCTCCGATCAAGGCTGGCAACACGCTGCCGATCCGTAACATTCCGGTCGGTACGACGATCCACGGCATCGAACTGCTGCCGGGCAAGGGCGCACAAATCGCCCGTGCCGCTGGTACGTCCGCCATGCTGCTGGCACGCGAAGGCACGTACGCTCAAGTGCGTCTGCGTTCGGGTGAAGTGCGTCGCGTGCACATCGAGTGCCGCGCCACCATCGGTGAAGTCGGCAATGAAGAGCACAGCCTGCGCCAATTGGGCAAGGCCGGTGCCAAGCGTTGGCGCGGTATTCGCCCGACCGTTCGCGGTGTGGCGATGAACCCGGTGGATCACCCGCACGGTGGTGGTGAAGGTCGTACGGCTGCTGGTCGTCATCCGGTCAGCCCGTGGGGTCAGCATACCAAGGGTAAGCGTACCCGCTCGACCAAGCGCACCGACAGCATGATCGTTCAGCGTCGCAAGAAGCGTTAA
- the rplW gene encoding 50S ribosomal protein L23 encodes MSDVRKNDHRLYQVLLAPVISEKATLVADKNEQVVFQVARDANKQEVKAAVELLFKVEVESVQILNRKGKQKRFGRFMGRRDHEKKAYVSLKPGQEINFEAEAK; translated from the coding sequence ATGAGCGACGTGCGTAAAAACGACCATCGTCTGTACCAGGTCTTGCTCGCGCCGGTGATCTCCGAGAAGGCGACGCTGGTGGCTGACAAGAATGAACAAGTGGTGTTCCAAGTTGCACGCGACGCGAACAAGCAAGAAGTGAAGGCTGCTGTTGAGCTTCTCTTCAAGGTTGAAGTCGAGTCGGTGCAAATCCTGAACCGTAAGGGCAAGCAAAAGCGCTTTGGCCGCTTCATGGGTCGTCGCGACCACGAGAAGAAGGCTTACGTGAGCTTGAAGCCGGGCCAGGAAATCAATTTTGAAGCGGAGGCCAAGTAA
- the rplD gene encoding 50S ribosomal protein L4, which translates to MELKLLNEQGQEGAAVNASDVVFGRDYNEALIHQVVVAYQANARSGNRAQKDREQVKHTTKKPWRQKGTGRARAGMSSSPLWRGGGRIFPNSPEENFTHKVNKKMYRAGVCSILSQLAREGRLSVVEDIKLDAPKTKLLAEKIKAMGLESVLLITDSVDENLFLASRNLAHVAVTEPRFADPLSLIYFKKVLLTKGAIAKIEEMLS; encoded by the coding sequence ATGGAACTGAAGCTCCTGAATGAGCAAGGTCAGGAAGGCGCTGCTGTCAACGCGTCGGACGTCGTGTTCGGCCGTGACTACAACGAAGCGCTGATCCATCAGGTTGTGGTGGCTTATCAAGCCAACGCCCGTAGCGGCAATCGTGCGCAGAAGGACCGTGAACAGGTCAAGCACACGACGAAGAAGCCGTGGCGTCAGAAGGGTACGGGCCGCGCTCGTGCCGGTATGTCGTCGAGCCCGCTGTGGCGCGGCGGTGGCCGTATCTTCCCGAATTCGCCGGAAGAGAACTTCACCCACAAGGTCAACAAGAAGATGTACCGCGCCGGTGTGTGCTCGATTCTGTCGCAGCTCGCCCGTGAAGGTCGTCTGTCGGTCGTCGAGGACATCAAGCTGGATGCCCCGAAGACCAAACTGCTCGCTGAAAAGATCAAGGCCATGGGCCTTGAGTCGGTGCTGCTGATCACGGATAGCGTGGACGAGAACCTGTTCCTGGCCTCGCGCAATCTGGCTCACGTTGCCGTCACCGAGCCGCGTTTCGCCGACCCGCTGTCGCTCATCTACTTCAAGAAGGTGCTGCTGACGAAGGGCGCGATCGCCAAGATTGAGGAGATGCTGTCATGA
- the rplC gene encoding 50S ribosomal protein L3, whose amino-acid sequence MSLGLVGRKVGMTRIFTDDGDSIPVTVLDVSNNRVTQIKTDETDGYTAVQVTFGNRRAKRVTKAAAGHYAKAGVEAGEILKEFRIDAAKAAELQPGAVVGVDLFQVGQKVDVQGVSIGKGYAGTIKRYNFASGRASHGNSRSHNVPGSIGMAQDPGRVFPGKRMTGHLGDVTTTVQNLEIARIDAERGLIFVKGAVPGANEGKVFVTSAVKAKLAKGA is encoded by the coding sequence ATGAGCCTTGGCCTTGTCGGTCGCAAGGTTGGCATGACGCGTATTTTCACGGACGACGGCGATTCGATTCCCGTCACCGTGCTCGACGTGTCTAACAACCGTGTGACGCAAATCAAGACGGATGAAACGGACGGCTATACCGCCGTTCAAGTCACTTTCGGCAATCGTCGCGCCAAGCGCGTGACCAAAGCCGCCGCCGGTCACTACGCGAAAGCGGGTGTCGAAGCCGGTGAAATCCTCAAGGAATTCCGCATCGATGCTGCCAAAGCTGCTGAATTGCAGCCGGGCGCAGTGGTCGGTGTCGACCTGTTTCAGGTAGGCCAGAAGGTTGACGTGCAAGGCGTGTCGATCGGTAAGGGCTACGCCGGTACCATCAAGCGTTACAACTTCGCTTCGGGCCGCGCATCGCACGGTAACTCGCGTTCGCACAACGTGCCGGGTTCGATCGGTATGGCGCAGGATCCGGGTCGTGTGTTCCCGGGTAAGCGCATGACGGGTCATCTCGGTGACGTCACCACGACGGTGCAGAATCTCGAAATCGCGCGCATTGACGCTGAACGTGGCCTGATCTTCGTGAAGGGTGCCGTTCCGGGCGCCAACGAAGGCAAGGTTTTCGTGACCTCGGCCGTCAAAGCCAAACTCGCGAAGGGAGCGTAA
- the rpsJ gene encoding 30S ribosomal protein S10, whose translation MQNQKIRIRLKAFDYRLIDQSAAEIVETAKRTGAIVKGPVPLPTRIERFDILRSPHVNKTSRDQLEIRTHQRLMDIVDPTDKTVDALMKLDLPAGVDVEIKLQ comes from the coding sequence ATGCAGAACCAGAAGATTCGCATCCGCCTGAAAGCTTTCGACTACCGCCTGATCGACCAGTCGGCTGCCGAAATCGTTGAGACCGCCAAGCGCACCGGCGCAATCGTCAAGGGCCCGGTGCCCCTGCCGACGCGCATCGAACGTTTCGACATTCTGCGTTCGCCGCACGTCAACAAGACGTCGCGCGACCAGCTCGAAATCCGTACGCACCAGCGCCTGATGGACATCGTCGATCCGACGGACAAGACCGTTGACGCGCTGATGAAGCTGGACCTGCCGGCTGGCGTCGACGTCGAAATCAAGCTGCAATAA
- the tuf gene encoding elongation factor Tu — protein MAKEKFERTKPHVNVGTIGHVDHGKTTLTAAIATVLSSKFGGEAKKYDEIDAAPEEKARGITINTAHIEYETANRHYAHVDCPGHADYVKNMITGAAQMDGAILVCSAADGPMPQTREHILLARQVGVPYIIVFLNKCDMVDDAELLELVEMEVRELLSKYDFPGDDLPIIKGSAKLALEGDKGELGEEAIMKLAEALDTYIPTPERAIDKAFLMPVEDVFSISGRGTVVTGRVESGVIKVGEEIEIVGIAMDGDKPKIDKTTCTGVEMFRKLLDQGQAGDNVGILLRGTKREDVQRGQVLAKPGSIKPHRKFTGEVYVLSKDEGGRHTPFFNNYRPQFYFRTTDVTGSIKLPADKEMVMPGDNVSIEVELIQPIAMDDGLRFAIREGGRTVGAGVVAKILD, from the coding sequence ATGGCAAAGGAAAAATTCGAGCGGACCAAGCCGCACGTGAACGTTGGTACCATCGGCCACGTTGACCACGGCAAGACCACCCTGACGGCTGCTATCGCAACGGTTCTGTCGTCGAAGTTCGGCGGCGAAGCCAAGAAGTACGACGAAATCGACGCAGCGCCGGAAGAAAAGGCACGCGGTATTACGATCAACACCGCGCACATCGAGTACGAAACGGCCAACCGCCACTACGCACACGTTGACTGCCCGGGCCACGCCGACTACGTCAAGAACATGATTACCGGTGCTGCCCAGATGGACGGCGCTATCCTGGTTTGCTCGGCTGCCGACGGCCCGATGCCGCAAACGCGCGAGCACATCCTGCTGGCCCGTCAGGTTGGCGTGCCGTACATCATCGTGTTCCTGAACAAGTGCGACATGGTCGACGATGCCGAGCTGCTCGAGCTGGTCGAAATGGAAGTTCGCGAACTCCTGTCGAAGTACGACTTCCCGGGCGACGATCTGCCGATCATCAAGGGTTCGGCCAAGCTGGCGCTGGAAGGCGACAAGGGCGAACTCGGCGAAGAGGCCATCATGAAGCTGGCTGAGGCGCTCGACACGTACATCCCGACGCCGGAGCGCGCCATCGACAAGGCATTCCTGATGCCGGTGGAAGACGTGTTCTCGATCTCGGGTCGCGGTACCGTTGTGACCGGCCGTGTCGAATCGGGCGTGATCAAGGTCGGCGAGGAAATCGAAATCGTCGGTATCGCCATGGACGGCGACAAGCCGAAGATCGACAAGACGACCTGCACGGGCGTCGAAATGTTCCGCAAGCTGCTCGACCAGGGTCAGGCAGGCGACAACGTCGGTATTCTGCTGCGCGGCACGAAGCGTGAAGACGTCCAGCGTGGTCAGGTTCTGGCCAAGCCGGGCTCGATCAAGCCGCACCGCAAGTTCACGGGCGAAGTGTACGTTCTGTCGAAGGATGAAGGTGGTCGTCACACCCCGTTCTTCAACAACTACCGCCCGCAGTTCTACTTCCGTACGACGGACGTGACGGGCTCGATCAAGCTGCCGGCCGACAAGGAAATGGTCATGCCGGGCGACAACGTCTCGATCGAAGTCGAGCTGATCCAGCCGATCGCTATGGATGACGGTCTGCGTTTCGCAATCCGCGAAGGTGGCCGTACCGTCGGCGCCGGCGTGGTTGCCAAGATCCTCGACTAA
- the fusA gene encoding elongation factor G encodes MARTTPIERYRNIGISAHIDAGKTTTTERILFYTGVNHKIGEVHDGAATMDWMEQEQERGITITSAATTCFWSGMANNYQKHRINIIDTPGHVDFTIEVERSMRVLDGACMVYCAVGGVQPQSETVWRQANKYGVPRLAFVNKMDRTGANFFKVYDQLKNRLKANPVPVVVPIGAEENFKGVVDLIKMKAIIWDEASQGMKFEYTDIPAELQADAEKWREGMVEAAAESSEEMMNKYLEEGTLPEADIIEGLRLRTIACEIQPMLCGTAFKNKGVQRMLDAVIDFLPSPVDIPPVKGTDDKEQPAERKASDDEKFSSLAFKIMTDPFVGQLIFFRVYSGVVNKGDTLLNSVKGKKERLGRIVQMHANQREEIDEVRAGDIAAAVGLKDATTGDTLCDPSAPIVLERMVFPEPVISQAVEPKTKVDQEKMGLALNRLAQEDPSFRVQTDEESGQTIISGMGELHLEILVDRMKREFGVEANIGAPQVAYRETIRATATDVEGKFVKQSGGRGQFGHAVITLEPSEQGAGYKFLDEIKGGVIPREYIPAVDKGIQDTLKSGVLAGFPVVDVTVHLTFGSYHDVDSNENAFRMAGSMAFKEAMRRAKPVILEPMMAVEVETPEDYMGNVMGDLSSRRGIIQGMDDMVGGGKIVRAEVPLSEMFGYSTALRSATQGRATYTMEFKHYAEAPKNVSEAIISAKSK; translated from the coding sequence GTGGCTCGTACAACCCCTATCGAGCGCTACCGCAACATCGGTATTAGCGCTCACATCGACGCAGGTAAAACCACGACGACCGAGCGCATTTTGTTCTACACCGGTGTGAACCACAAGATCGGTGAAGTGCACGATGGCGCGGCGACGATGGACTGGATGGAGCAGGAACAAGAGCGCGGCATTACGATTACGTCGGCCGCCACGACCTGCTTCTGGTCCGGCATGGCCAACAACTACCAAAAGCACCGCATCAACATCATCGACACCCCGGGCCACGTCGACTTCACGATCGAAGTCGAGCGCTCGATGCGTGTTCTCGATGGCGCATGCATGGTGTATTGCGCCGTGGGTGGCGTGCAGCCCCAGTCGGAAACCGTTTGGCGTCAGGCCAACAAGTACGGTGTGCCGCGTCTGGCGTTCGTCAACAAGATGGACCGTACCGGCGCGAACTTCTTCAAGGTCTACGACCAGTTGAAGAACCGTCTGAAGGCAAACCCGGTGCCGGTAGTGGTGCCGATTGGCGCCGAAGAAAACTTCAAGGGCGTGGTCGACCTCATCAAGATGAAGGCGATCATTTGGGATGAAGCCTCCCAGGGCATGAAGTTCGAGTACACCGACATTCCGGCCGAGTTGCAAGCTGACGCCGAGAAGTGGCGTGAAGGCATGGTCGAAGCGGCCGCCGAGTCGAGCGAAGAGATGATGAACAAGTACCTGGAAGAGGGTACCCTCCCCGAGGCTGACATCATCGAAGGTCTTCGTCTGCGTACCATCGCGTGCGAAATTCAGCCGATGCTGTGCGGTACCGCGTTCAAGAACAAGGGTGTGCAGCGTATGCTGGATGCCGTGATCGACTTCCTGCCGTCGCCGGTCGACATTCCGCCGGTCAAGGGTACGGACGACAAGGAACAGCCGGCCGAGCGCAAGGCATCGGACGACGAGAAGTTCTCGTCGCTGGCGTTCAAGATCATGACGGACCCGTTCGTCGGTCAGTTGATCTTCTTCCGTGTGTACTCGGGCGTCGTGAACAAGGGCGACACGCTGCTGAACTCGGTCAAGGGCAAGAAGGAACGCCTCGGCCGTATCGTGCAGATGCACGCGAACCAGCGTGAAGAAATCGACGAAGTGCGCGCTGGCGACATCGCGGCTGCCGTCGGTCTGAAGGACGCAACGACCGGTGACACGCTGTGCGACCCGTCGGCCCCGATCGTGCTCGAGCGCATGGTGTTCCCGGAGCCGGTGATTTCGCAGGCTGTCGAGCCGAAGACCAAGGTCGACCAGGAAAAGATGGGCCTCGCCCTGAACCGCCTGGCGCAGGAAGATCCGTCGTTCCGCGTGCAAACCGATGAAGAATCGGGTCAGACCATCATTTCGGGTATGGGCGAGCTCCACCTCGAAATTCTGGTCGATCGCATGAAGCGCGAATTCGGCGTGGAAGCCAACATCGGCGCTCCGCAGGTGGCCTACCGCGAAACCATTCGCGCAACGGCAACCGACGTGGAAGGCAAGTTCGTCAAGCAGTCGGGCGGTCGCGGCCAGTTCGGTCACGCTGTCATTACGCTTGAGCCGAGCGAGCAAGGCGCTGGCTACAAGTTCCTCGACGAGATCAAGGGTGGTGTGATTCCGCGCGAATACATCCCGGCCGTTGACAAGGGTATTCAAGACACCCTCAAGAGCGGTGTTCTCGCCGGCTTCCCGGTGGTTGACGTCACGGTTCACCTGACGTTCGGTTCGTACCACGACGTGGACTCGAACGAAAACGCGTTCCGCATGGCCGGTTCGATGGCTTTCAAGGAAGCCATGCGCCGCGCCAAGCCGGTGATTCTCGAGCCGATGATGGCCGTGGAAGTGGAAACGCCGGAAGACTACATGGGTAACGTGATGGGCGACTTGTCGAGCCGTCGCGGGATTATCCAGGGCATGGACGACATGGTCGGCGGCGGCAAGATTGTGCGCGCTGAAGTTCCGCTGTCGGAAATGTTTGGTTATTCGACCGCGCTGCGTTCGGCCACGCAAGGCCGCGCCACGTACACGATGGAGTTCAAGCACTACGCCGAAGCTCCGAAGAACGTGAGCGAAGCCATCATCAGCGCCAAGAGCAAGTAA
- the rpsG gene encoding 30S ribosomal protein S7, which yields MPRRREVPKREVLPDPKFGNVEVAKFMNVLMLAGKKSVAERIVYGAFEQIQTKAGKDPLEVFNTALGNVKPVVEVKSRRVGGANYQVPVEVRPSRRMALAMRWLREAAKKRSEKSMALRLAGELIEASEGRGGAMKKRDEVHRMAEANKAFSHFRF from the coding sequence ATGCCGCGTCGTCGCGAAGTCCCCAAGCGCGAAGTGTTGCCCGATCCGAAGTTCGGCAACGTTGAAGTCGCTAAATTCATGAACGTGCTCATGCTTGCCGGCAAGAAGTCGGTGGCGGAGCGCATCGTTTATGGTGCTTTCGAGCAGATCCAAACCAAGGCGGGCAAGGATCCGCTGGAAGTCTTCAACACCGCTCTCGGCAACGTGAAGCCGGTGGTTGAAGTCAAGAGCCGCCGTGTTGGCGGTGCAAACTATCAGGTTCCGGTCGAAGTGCGTCCGTCGCGTCGTATGGCATTGGCGATGCGTTGGTTGCGTGAGGCCGCGAAAAAGCGTAGCGAGAAGTCGATGGCCCTGCGCCTGGCAGGTGAGCTGATCGAGGCCTCGGAAGGCCGTGGCGGCGCCATGAAGAAGCGTGACGAAGTTCACCGCATGGCCGAAGCCAACAAGGCATTCTCGCACTTCCGCTTCTGA
- the rpsL gene encoding 30S ribosomal protein S12 — protein MPTINQLVRKPRTSAQIKSKSPALQDCPQRRGVCTRVYTTTPKKPNSALRKVAKVRLTNGFEVISYIGGEGHNLQEHSVVLIRGGRVKDLPGVRYHMVRGSLDTQGVKDRKQARSKYGAKRPKA, from the coding sequence ATGCCAACGATTAACCAATTGGTCCGCAAGCCGCGCACCTCTGCTCAGATCAAGAGCAAGAGCCCGGCACTGCAGGACTGCCCGCAGCGTCGCGGCGTGTGCACCCGTGTGTACACCACGACGCCGAAGAAGCCGAACTCCGCTCTGCGTAAGGTCGCCAAGGTGCGTCTGACGAACGGTTTCGAAGTCATTTCGTACATCGGCGGTGAAGGTCACAACCTGCAAGAACACTCGGTCGTGCTGATTCGCGGCGGTCGTGTGAAGGACTTGCCGGGTGTGCGTTACCACATGGTGCGCGGTAGCCTCGACACGCAAGGTGTCAAGGACCGTAAGCAGGCCCGTTCGAAGTACGGCGCGAAGCGTCCGAAGGCCTAA
- a CDS encoding PLP-dependent aminotransferase family protein gives MDTSHDTLRATFWKPALTAGKGPRYLRLASFIEQSVADGRLRPGDRLPAQRELASWLGIDFTTVTRAYNRARDRNAIEGRGPLGTFVSTPRVALDQVLDLGMNIPPAPAGLFLGELLQKGIDDVLRHTDASMLMAYQLGDGGVADRQAGALWLTPMLGPLDPADVLVCPGAQATLAALLLMDTARDDTVLCEPIVYPGVRSAARSLDRQLESVPVDDDGMLPDALAEAATRHRARLVYLNPTLQNPTTRTMPEGRRRELIAVAEKLDLTLIEDDPYWRLTPDAPPPLARLAPHRVHYISTLSKCLTPGLRTAYVRLADGRARDVFLSTLHSFALMAPPLMAGLATQWIHDGTADRIMHGVKDAAAQRQAIAADILGDAHTAPVQGIHLWHFLPAPWTARELTIAARAEGLAVTPADAFCLTPDAPNAIRISLGGVRDPERLASALKRLRSLLREAPPSLRAAIV, from the coding sequence ATGGACACTTCCCACGACACCCTGCGCGCGACGTTCTGGAAACCCGCTCTTACCGCAGGCAAAGGCCCCCGGTATCTGCGGCTGGCGAGCTTCATCGAGCAATCCGTTGCAGACGGCCGTCTGCGACCGGGCGACCGCCTGCCGGCGCAGCGCGAACTGGCGTCGTGGCTCGGTATCGATTTCACGACCGTCACTCGTGCTTACAACCGGGCACGCGACCGTAACGCCATCGAAGGGCGCGGTCCGCTCGGCACGTTCGTGAGTACGCCACGCGTGGCGCTCGATCAGGTGCTGGATCTGGGGATGAACATACCGCCCGCGCCCGCGGGGCTGTTCCTCGGCGAATTGCTGCAAAAAGGCATCGACGACGTGCTGCGTCACACGGACGCCTCGATGCTCATGGCTTACCAACTGGGCGATGGGGGCGTAGCCGACCGTCAGGCCGGCGCCTTGTGGCTTACCCCGATGCTCGGCCCGCTCGATCCGGCGGACGTATTGGTCTGCCCCGGCGCGCAGGCTACGCTGGCGGCGTTGTTGCTCATGGACACCGCTCGCGACGACACGGTGTTGTGCGAGCCGATCGTCTATCCGGGCGTGCGGAGCGCGGCGCGCTCGCTCGACCGTCAACTGGAAAGTGTGCCCGTGGACGACGACGGCATGCTGCCCGACGCGCTTGCCGAAGCCGCCACGCGACATCGCGCCCGCCTCGTCTATCTGAACCCGACGCTCCAGAACCCGACCACCCGCACCATGCCCGAGGGCCGCCGCCGGGAACTGATCGCGGTTGCCGAGAAGCTCGACCTGACGCTGATCGAAGACGACCCGTACTGGCGTCTCACCCCGGACGCTCCGCCGCCGCTGGCCCGCCTGGCACCGCATCGCGTTCACTATATTTCGACGTTGTCGAAATGCCTTACCCCCGGGCTGCGTACCGCCTACGTGCGGCTGGCCGACGGGCGGGCGCGCGACGTCTTCCTGAGCACGCTGCACTCCTTCGCGCTGATGGCGCCGCCGTTGATGGCAGGACTGGCGACGCAATGGATTCACGACGGCACGGCGGACCGCATCATGCACGGTGTGAAAGACGCGGCCGCCCAACGCCAGGCGATTGCCGCCGACATCCTCGGCGATGCCCATACCGCGCCGGTGCAGGGCATCCACCTTTGGCACTTCCTTCCTGCGCCGTGGACGGCTCGCGAGTTGACGATCGCCGCGCGTGCGGAAGGTTTGGCCGTGACCCCGGCCGACGCCTTTTGCCTGACACCGGACGCTCCCAACGCCATCCGCATTTCGCTGGGCGGGGTACGCGATCCGGAGCGTCTGGCGAGTGCGCTCAAGCGGTTGCGCTCGCTATTGCGCGAAGCGCCGCCCAGTCTGCGCGCCGCCATCGTGTGA
- a CDS encoding HAD family hydrolase gives MQASFEKDSILVLDVDGTLTDSVRIHQRALLGAMESLAFEVLNTDWSSYPHHTDTGILIHAHAENGRALPQPHDLARFEHEIDERFTALLNAHGLAEIPGARAFVEAAHRSRWGVVFATGGIRQVSHRKLRSVAIDYTDAMLITASEYSSREQLVAEAIKRARAGYGITRPRAIVSIGDGMWDLKVARQLGIDFVGIGSKRQRSPLLDEGVPVYDDMWDAMHWLNPGRGRASGTRLASRP, from the coding sequence ATGCAGGCAAGTTTCGAGAAAGACAGCATTCTGGTACTCGATGTCGACGGCACGCTGACCGATTCGGTCCGTATTCATCAGCGCGCGCTGCTCGGCGCAATGGAGTCTCTGGCGTTCGAAGTGCTCAACACCGACTGGAGTAGCTATCCGCATCACACCGACACCGGCATTCTGATTCACGCGCACGCCGAAAACGGACGCGCCTTGCCGCAACCCCACGACCTCGCCCGCTTCGAGCACGAGATCGACGAGCGTTTCACCGCCCTGCTCAATGCCCACGGTCTGGCCGAGATTCCCGGCGCACGTGCGTTCGTCGAGGCGGCGCACCGCTCGCGTTGGGGCGTCGTGTTCGCCACGGGCGGCATCCGGCAGGTAAGCCACCGCAAGCTACGTTCGGTCGCCATCGACTACACCGACGCGATGCTCATTACGGCGTCCGAATACAGTTCACGCGAGCAACTGGTGGCGGAGGCGATCAAGCGCGCCCGGGCTGGCTACGGCATCACGCGTCCGCGCGCCATTGTTTCCATCGGCGACGGCATGTGGGATCTGAAGGTCGCGCGCCAACTCGGCATCGATTTCGTCGGCATCGGCTCGAAGCGCCAGCGCTCACCTTTGCTCGACGAGGGCGTGCCGGTCTACGACGACATGTGGGACGCCATGCACTGGCTCAATCCGGGCCGCGGGCGCGCGTCAGGTACTCGCTTGGCGTCACGCCCATAA
- a CDS encoding AraC family transcriptional regulator codes for MPITSALPLEFQAHDRSVGVLAKDYPDGHVVRPHSHRRAQLMYACAGILEVRTDTSFWVIPPQRALWIPADVTHEVRMRGKVEMRTIYVDVARCGISAPDTPVVIRVSALLRELILRAMTLPPDWSPHGKDALVIALLLQEVEWKSDSPLQLQVPRDARLRKIFDTYLSTPADTRSLQDWAVEVGASSRTLERRFMTEFGLPFREWRQQMRLPGALPLLGAGRPITQVALEVGYDTPSAFSTMFRRFMGVTPSEYLTRARGPD; via the coding sequence ATGCCGATCACCAGTGCGTTACCCCTGGAGTTTCAGGCTCACGACCGTTCCGTCGGCGTGTTGGCGAAAGATTACCCGGACGGTCATGTCGTGCGCCCGCACAGCCATCGTCGCGCGCAGTTGATGTACGCATGTGCCGGGATTCTCGAAGTCCGCACGGATACGTCGTTTTGGGTCATTCCGCCGCAGCGTGCGCTATGGATTCCGGCCGACGTGACGCATGAAGTGCGTATGCGCGGCAAAGTCGAAATGCGCACGATCTACGTCGACGTTGCGCGTTGCGGGATTTCGGCACCTGATACCCCGGTGGTGATCCGCGTCTCCGCGTTGCTGCGCGAGCTGATATTGCGGGCCATGACGCTGCCGCCTGACTGGTCGCCGCACGGAAAGGATGCGCTGGTGATCGCGCTGCTGCTTCAGGAGGTGGAGTGGAAGAGCGATTCGCCGCTGCAATTGCAGGTGCCGCGCGACGCGCGTCTGCGCAAGATCTTCGACACCTATCTGAGCACCCCCGCCGACACGCGCAGCCTTCAGGATTGGGCGGTCGAGGTGGGCGCGTCGAGCCGGACGCTGGAACGCCGCTTCATGACGGAGTTCGGATTGCCGTTCCGGGAGTGGCGTCAGCAGATGCGTCTGCCGGGGGCGTTGCCGTTGCTGGGGGCCGGTCGGCCCATCACGCAAGTCGCGCTCGAAGTCGGTTACGACACCCCGAGCGCGTTTTCCACCATGTTCCGGCGCTTTATGGGCGTGACGCCAAGCGAGTACCTGACGCGCGCCCGCGGCCCGGATTGA
- a CDS encoding CopD family protein — protein sequence MLYPWIKALHLIAVITFIAGLVTMALGGRLAQSEWRRVARRADYGLASPALIVVWITGPVLAVMAHWWHAPWLMAKLVFVVVVSALHGRLSATLRRMERDASQSPPALFRRALPLTLALTAVIVALVVVKPL from the coding sequence ATGCTCTATCCGTGGATCAAGGCACTGCATTTGATCGCCGTCATCACGTTCATTGCCGGGCTGGTGACGATGGCGCTGGGTGGACGGCTGGCCCAATCCGAGTGGCGCCGCGTGGCGCGGCGCGCCGACTATGGACTGGCGTCGCCCGCCTTGATCGTGGTGTGGATCACCGGCCCGGTGCTTGCCGTCATGGCGCACTGGTGGCATGCGCCGTGGCTCATGGCCAAGCTGGTGTTCGTCGTTGTCGTTTCCGCACTTCACGGGCGTTTGTCGGCCACGTTGCGGCGTATGGAGCGCGATGCAAGCCAGTCGCCGCCCGCGCTGTTTCGGCGGGCGCTGCCGCTCACGCTGGCGTTGACGGCGGTCATCGTGGCGCTGGTCGTCGTCAAGCCGTTATGA
- a CDS encoding DUF4148 domain-containing protein, with protein MKRTLITSALVSAMLAVSAGSAFASDAFDGPSEFSWVPQTSVLTRAQVREELVQAQQAGLVVQHDAVYPKAAASAQPAVASATLAAGSVGGLPRAGTTYFGS; from the coding sequence ATGAAGCGCACTCTTATTACCTCGGCTCTGGTTTCCGCAATGCTGGCTGTTTCGGCCGGTTCGGCTTTCGCCAGCGACGCGTTCGACGGTCCCTCGGAATTCTCGTGGGTCCCGCAAACCAGCGTGCTGACCCGCGCACAGGTTCGCGAAGAACTGGTGCAGGCTCAACAGGCCGGTCTGGTCGTGCAACACGACGCCGTCTACCCGAAGGCAGCGGCGAGCGCCCAACCGGCTGTGGCGAGCGCCACGCTCGCCGCGGGTTCGGTGGGCGGTCTGCCGCGTGCCGGCACGACCTACTTCGGTTCGTAA